A part of Aegilops tauschii subsp. strangulata cultivar AL8/78 chromosome 2, Aet v6.0, whole genome shotgun sequence genomic DNA contains:
- the LOC109749183 gene encoding B3 domain-containing protein Os01g0234100 isoform X3, with translation MAIDQSLKRKRGRPAGGGGGSPSANKSQRDKMVMEQKMALVHQRLALLDSESDKDADVVPTATMIVRPRRLDSEKEKLLDVSQTHNAQGTDTAKKKRGRLVKAQSNMEQKLKLSTPRLALVESGCSNSSKSDIDEDHVPMVAAVNCKKTCSSVQGNFGSAMERAEEVLVKLPAEHPSFVKHMLHSHVVQGFWLGLLSGFCNKHLPKQDATIVLEDEDGHNYDAKYLGAKQGLSGGWRGFAINHDIKVGDVVVFQLVRSAKFKVYILRANNFTTTDGALGLLCLEAGKENILKEEGSNDVKSKENPKVQNDSSNPASESMKEGIRFSDTAIDFDDVKNFSNFNIIVDGLVIDCKFPDHLRKTYYELCCAQESFLHKDLLKQINLTLAVGVIMETTNIAEGIRACEARASSHEDFVVWKKTLEAFELLGMNVKFLLKRIDGLLSLSARPRDPAEHEGYKEMKLERAHAGAKMKELESRMSSVKDTLKKMDVEMEEMLRRLATAPW, from the exons ATGGCGATCGATCAATCCCTTAAG AGGAAGAGAGGGAGgccagcaggaggaggaggaggttcccCGTCTGCCAACAAGAGCCAGCGAGATAAGATGGTCATGGAGCAGAAGATGGCGCTGGTGCATCAAAGGCTCGCCTTGCTTGACAGCGAGAGCGACAAGGATGCTGATGTTGTGCCGACGGCCACAATG ATTGTGCGGCCACGGAGGTTGGACAGTGAAAAAGAAAAGCTGCTTGATGTTTCTCAAACACACAATGCTCAGGGTACTGACACCGCTAAA AAGAAAAGAGGGAGGCTTGTCAAGGCCCAGAGCAACATGGAGCAGAAGTTGAAATTGTCAACGCCAAGGCTTGCCTTGGTTGAGAGCGGCTGCAGTAACAGCAGCAAGAGCGACATAGATGAAGATCATGTGCCGATG GTAGCTGCCGTTAATTGCAAAAAGACATGTTCAAG CGTTCAGGGTAACTTTGGGTCTGCTATGGAGAGAGCTGAGGAGGTACTGGTGAAGTTACCAGCCGAACATCCTAGCTTTGTCAAGCATATGCTACATTCACATGTTGTTCAGGGTTTCTGGCTG GGTCTACTGTCTGGCTTCTGCAACAAACATCTCCCAAAGCAGGACGCTACTATTGTGCTAGAGGATGAGGATGGGCATAATTATGATGCAAAATATCTAGGTGCCAAGCAAGGACTTAGTGGTGGTTGGAGAGGTTTTGCGATTAATCATGATATTAAGGTCGGAGATGTTGTAGTCTTTCAACTTGTCAGGTCAGCAAAGTTTAAG GTGTATATATTGAGAGCGAACAACTTCACTACAACTGATGGAGCACTTGGTCTCCTGTGTTTGGAAGCAGGAAAGGAGAATATATTGA AGGAAGAAGGTTCCAATGATGTCAAATCAAAGGAGAATCCAAAGGTTCAGAATGATAGCAGTAACCCAGCCAGTGAATCAATGAAAGAAGGCATCAGATTTTCAGACACAGCCATCGATTTCGATGATGTGAAAAATTTCAGCAACTTCAACATCATCGTAGACGGTCTGGTCATCGACTGCAAGTTTCCTGACCACCTACGCAAGACATACTACGAGCTGTGCTGTGCCCAGGAGTCGTTCCTTCACAAGGATCTGCTTAAGCAGATAAACCTCACACTCGCAGTGGGAGTGATCATGGAGACTACCAACATCGCGGAGGGTATCAGGGCCTGCGAGGCACGCGCTTCTTCCCACGAGGACTTTGTGGTCTGGAAGAAGACCTTGGAGGCCTTTGAGCTCCTGGGCATGAATGTCAAGTTCCTGCTCAAACGCATCGATGGTCTCCTCAGCCTTTCTGCTCGACCAAGAGACCCTGCTGAGCATGAAGGGTACAAAGAGATGAAACTGGAGCGGGCACATGCCGGAGCGAAAATGAAGGAGCTCGAGTCCAGGATGTCAAGTGTGAAGGACACTCTGAAGAAGATGGACGTGGAAATGGAGGAGATGCTGCGGCGGTTAGCAACCGCACCATGGTAG
- the LOC109749183 gene encoding B3 domain-containing protein Os01g0234100 isoform X2, which produces MAIDQSLKRKRGRPAGGGGGSPSANKSQRDKMVMEQKMALVHQRLALLDSESDKDADVVPTATMDDKLAAVVVDQQPVVINFGDTDDEDEYVPLRIVRPRRLDSEKEKLLDVSQTHNAQGTDTAKKKRGRLVKAQSNMEQKLKLSTPRLALVESGCSNSSKSDIDEDHVPMVAAVNCKKTCSSVQGNFGSAMERAEEVLVKLPAEHPSFVKHMLHSHVVQGFWLGLLSGFCNKHLPKQDATIVLEDEDGHNYDAKYLGAKQGLSGGWRGFAINHDIKVGDVVVFQLVRSAKFKVYILRANNFTTTDGALGLLCLEAGKENILKEEGSNDVKSKENPKVQNDSSNPASESMKEGIRFSDTAIDFDDVKNFSNFNIIVDGLVIDCKFPDHLRKTYYELCCAQESFLHKDLLKQINLTLAVGVIMETTNIAEGIRACEARASSHEDFVVWKKTLEAFELLGMNVKFLLKRIDGLLSLSARPRDPAEHEGYKEMKLERAHAGAKMKELESRMSSVKDTLKKMDVEMEEMLRRLATAPW; this is translated from the exons ATGGCGATCGATCAATCCCTTAAG AGGAAGAGAGGGAGgccagcaggaggaggaggaggttcccCGTCTGCCAACAAGAGCCAGCGAGATAAGATGGTCATGGAGCAGAAGATGGCGCTGGTGCATCAAAGGCTCGCCTTGCTTGACAGCGAGAGCGACAAGGATGCTGATGTTGTGCCGACGGCCACAATG GATGATAAgcttgctgctgttgttgttgatCAACAGCCTGTTGTTATTAATTTCGGCGATACAGATGACGAGGATGAATATGTTCCTTTGAGA ATTGTGCGGCCACGGAGGTTGGACAGTGAAAAAGAAAAGCTGCTTGATGTTTCTCAAACACACAATGCTCAGGGTACTGACACCGCTAAA AAGAAAAGAGGGAGGCTTGTCAAGGCCCAGAGCAACATGGAGCAGAAGTTGAAATTGTCAACGCCAAGGCTTGCCTTGGTTGAGAGCGGCTGCAGTAACAGCAGCAAGAGCGACATAGATGAAGATCATGTGCCGATG GTAGCTGCCGTTAATTGCAAAAAGACATGTTCAAG CGTTCAGGGTAACTTTGGGTCTGCTATGGAGAGAGCTGAGGAGGTACTGGTGAAGTTACCAGCCGAACATCCTAGCTTTGTCAAGCATATGCTACATTCACATGTTGTTCAGGGTTTCTGGCTG GGTCTACTGTCTGGCTTCTGCAACAAACATCTCCCAAAGCAGGACGCTACTATTGTGCTAGAGGATGAGGATGGGCATAATTATGATGCAAAATATCTAGGTGCCAAGCAAGGACTTAGTGGTGGTTGGAGAGGTTTTGCGATTAATCATGATATTAAGGTCGGAGATGTTGTAGTCTTTCAACTTGTCAGGTCAGCAAAGTTTAAG GTGTATATATTGAGAGCGAACAACTTCACTACAACTGATGGAGCACTTGGTCTCCTGTGTTTGGAAGCAGGAAAGGAGAATATATTGA AGGAAGAAGGTTCCAATGATGTCAAATCAAAGGAGAATCCAAAGGTTCAGAATGATAGCAGTAACCCAGCCAGTGAATCAATGAAAGAAGGCATCAGATTTTCAGACACAGCCATCGATTTCGATGATGTGAAAAATTTCAGCAACTTCAACATCATCGTAGACGGTCTGGTCATCGACTGCAAGTTTCCTGACCACCTACGCAAGACATACTACGAGCTGTGCTGTGCCCAGGAGTCGTTCCTTCACAAGGATCTGCTTAAGCAGATAAACCTCACACTCGCAGTGGGAGTGATCATGGAGACTACCAACATCGCGGAGGGTATCAGGGCCTGCGAGGCACGCGCTTCTTCCCACGAGGACTTTGTGGTCTGGAAGAAGACCTTGGAGGCCTTTGAGCTCCTGGGCATGAATGTCAAGTTCCTGCTCAAACGCATCGATGGTCTCCTCAGCCTTTCTGCTCGACCAAGAGACCCTGCTGAGCATGAAGGGTACAAAGAGATGAAACTGGAGCGGGCACATGCCGGAGCGAAAATGAAGGAGCTCGAGTCCAGGATGTCAAGTGTGAAGGACACTCTGAAGAAGATGGACGTGGAAATGGAGGAGATGCTGCGGCGGTTAGCAACCGCACCATGGTAG
- the LOC109749183 gene encoding B3 domain-containing protein Os01g0234100 isoform X1, which produces MAIDQSLKRKRGRPAGGGGGSPSANKSQRDKMVMEQKMALVHQRLALLDSESDKDADVVPTATMQDDKLAAVVVDQQPVVINFGDTDDEDEYVPLRIVRPRRLDSEKEKLLDVSQTHNAQGTDTAKKKRGRLVKAQSNMEQKLKLSTPRLALVESGCSNSSKSDIDEDHVPMVAAVNCKKTCSSVQGNFGSAMERAEEVLVKLPAEHPSFVKHMLHSHVVQGFWLGLLSGFCNKHLPKQDATIVLEDEDGHNYDAKYLGAKQGLSGGWRGFAINHDIKVGDVVVFQLVRSAKFKVYILRANNFTTTDGALGLLCLEAGKENILKEEGSNDVKSKENPKVQNDSSNPASESMKEGIRFSDTAIDFDDVKNFSNFNIIVDGLVIDCKFPDHLRKTYYELCCAQESFLHKDLLKQINLTLAVGVIMETTNIAEGIRACEARASSHEDFVVWKKTLEAFELLGMNVKFLLKRIDGLLSLSARPRDPAEHEGYKEMKLERAHAGAKMKELESRMSSVKDTLKKMDVEMEEMLRRLATAPW; this is translated from the exons ATGGCGATCGATCAATCCCTTAAG AGGAAGAGAGGGAGgccagcaggaggaggaggaggttcccCGTCTGCCAACAAGAGCCAGCGAGATAAGATGGTCATGGAGCAGAAGATGGCGCTGGTGCATCAAAGGCTCGCCTTGCTTGACAGCGAGAGCGACAAGGATGCTGATGTTGTGCCGACGGCCACAATG CAGGATGATAAgcttgctgctgttgttgttgatCAACAGCCTGTTGTTATTAATTTCGGCGATACAGATGACGAGGATGAATATGTTCCTTTGAGA ATTGTGCGGCCACGGAGGTTGGACAGTGAAAAAGAAAAGCTGCTTGATGTTTCTCAAACACACAATGCTCAGGGTACTGACACCGCTAAA AAGAAAAGAGGGAGGCTTGTCAAGGCCCAGAGCAACATGGAGCAGAAGTTGAAATTGTCAACGCCAAGGCTTGCCTTGGTTGAGAGCGGCTGCAGTAACAGCAGCAAGAGCGACATAGATGAAGATCATGTGCCGATG GTAGCTGCCGTTAATTGCAAAAAGACATGTTCAAG CGTTCAGGGTAACTTTGGGTCTGCTATGGAGAGAGCTGAGGAGGTACTGGTGAAGTTACCAGCCGAACATCCTAGCTTTGTCAAGCATATGCTACATTCACATGTTGTTCAGGGTTTCTGGCTG GGTCTACTGTCTGGCTTCTGCAACAAACATCTCCCAAAGCAGGACGCTACTATTGTGCTAGAGGATGAGGATGGGCATAATTATGATGCAAAATATCTAGGTGCCAAGCAAGGACTTAGTGGTGGTTGGAGAGGTTTTGCGATTAATCATGATATTAAGGTCGGAGATGTTGTAGTCTTTCAACTTGTCAGGTCAGCAAAGTTTAAG GTGTATATATTGAGAGCGAACAACTTCACTACAACTGATGGAGCACTTGGTCTCCTGTGTTTGGAAGCAGGAAAGGAGAATATATTGA AGGAAGAAGGTTCCAATGATGTCAAATCAAAGGAGAATCCAAAGGTTCAGAATGATAGCAGTAACCCAGCCAGTGAATCAATGAAAGAAGGCATCAGATTTTCAGACACAGCCATCGATTTCGATGATGTGAAAAATTTCAGCAACTTCAACATCATCGTAGACGGTCTGGTCATCGACTGCAAGTTTCCTGACCACCTACGCAAGACATACTACGAGCTGTGCTGTGCCCAGGAGTCGTTCCTTCACAAGGATCTGCTTAAGCAGATAAACCTCACACTCGCAGTGGGAGTGATCATGGAGACTACCAACATCGCGGAGGGTATCAGGGCCTGCGAGGCACGCGCTTCTTCCCACGAGGACTTTGTGGTCTGGAAGAAGACCTTGGAGGCCTTTGAGCTCCTGGGCATGAATGTCAAGTTCCTGCTCAAACGCATCGATGGTCTCCTCAGCCTTTCTGCTCGACCAAGAGACCCTGCTGAGCATGAAGGGTACAAAGAGATGAAACTGGAGCGGGCACATGCCGGAGCGAAAATGAAGGAGCTCGAGTCCAGGATGTCAAGTGTGAAGGACACTCTGAAGAAGATGGACGTGGAAATGGAGGAGATGCTGCGGCGGTTAGCAACCGCACCATGGTAG